The DNA sequence TCGAGCGCCTCAAATATGATGTGCTTTACATCGAAAACATGAGCCTGGCCATGGACTGCCGGGTGATGCTCTACACGCTGAAAATCATCCTCGAAGGTCGGGGCAAATAACGCTTTGCCGATTGTAGTAATTAAGATATAAGATACTATTTAATAAGCGTTTATCTGCTGAGGCCAAACGAAGGCTTGAATTAACTGTTACCCGGGCACGTTCCCTATTAAAAGCAACCATGTTTACCGGAATTATTGAAGCCCTGGGCACCGTGGTAGCGGTGGCCGCCGACGGCACCAACCGCCAGTTCACCGTGCAGTCGCCGTTTGCAGTGGAGCTAAAAATCGACCAGAGCGTGGCCCACGACGGCGTGTGCCTGACGGTAGTGGCCGTGGACGCGGCCGCCGGCACCCACGTGGTGACGGCCATCGCCGAAACCCTGCGCGTGACCAACCTGGGCCAGTGGGCCCCCGGCCGCAAAATCAACCTGGAGCGCTGCCTGGCCGCCAACGGCCGCTTCGACGGCCACATCGTGCAGGGCCACGTCGACGCCACGGCCGAGTG is a window from the Hymenobacter nivis genome containing:
- a CDS encoding riboflavin synthase; its protein translation is MFTGIIEALGTVVAVAADGTNRQFTVQSPFAVELKIDQSVAHDGVCLTVVAVDAAAGTHVVTAIAETLRVTNLGQWAPGRKINLERCLAANGRFDGHIVQGHVDATAECVGIEDQNGSWIFRFRHAPGPGRVTVEKGSICINGTSLTCFESTDDAFAVAIIPYTYEHTGFHQLQVGEVVNLEFDIVGKYVAKLLGR